In the genome of Marispirochaeta sp., one region contains:
- a CDS encoding NADH-quinone oxidoreductase subunit NuoF, translating into MSFKHYVLVCGGTGCESAKADDIFRNLIHEAENAGIREEVQILKTGCFGFCEQGPIVKVLPDESFYVQVKPADAKEIVAEHLVKGREVTRLLYDKSLSMSRTGVEDIEFYQKQFRIVLRNCGFINPDDINEYIARDGYAALEKVLFEMTSDDVLEELKKSKLRGRGGAGFPTWMKWKFTKDVEDPEKYIACNADEGDPGAYMDRSTLEGDPHSVLEAMTIAGKAVGAGKGYIYIRAEYPLAIKRLKTAMQQARDMNLLGDDILGSGFNFDIEIRLGAGAFVCGEETALIASLEGERGMPRVRPPFPAVQGIWGKPTVINNVETWANIPVIIMRGGDWFSKIGTEGSTGTKVFALTGKINNSGLVEVPMGTTLREIIFDIGGGIKDGKKFKAAQTGGPSGGVIKDDYLDTPIDYDNLIKLGSMMGSGGLIVMNEDDCMVDVAKFYLGFCVEESCGKCAPCRVGGKTMYDILDKITKGQGEMEDLEKLETIGTAMKRASLCGLGQTAPNPTLSTIRYFLDEYKAHIDDKTCPAGKCKQLIRFEIDPEKCIGCGLCARRCPVNCISGEKRAPHEIDQSQCIKCGECFAVCKFDAVLKV; encoded by the coding sequence ATGAGCTTCAAACACTATGTACTTGTCTGCGGCGGTACCGGATGTGAATCTGCGAAGGCCGACGATATTTTCCGGAACCTTATCCATGAAGCTGAAAATGCAGGAATTCGCGAAGAGGTCCAGATCCTGAAAACCGGCTGTTTTGGTTTTTGTGAACAGGGCCCCATCGTTAAAGTTTTACCAGACGAGTCTTTTTATGTTCAGGTCAAGCCGGCAGACGCCAAAGAGATTGTTGCCGAACATCTGGTAAAGGGGCGTGAAGTTACCCGGCTGCTTTACGATAAATCTTTAAGCATGAGCCGTACCGGCGTTGAGGACATCGAGTTTTATCAGAAGCAGTTCCGGATTGTCCTGAGAAACTGCGGTTTTATAAACCCTGATGATATAAACGAATATATTGCCAGGGACGGCTATGCGGCTCTTGAAAAGGTCCTCTTTGAAATGACATCCGATGATGTTCTTGAGGAACTCAAGAAATCAAAACTGCGGGGTCGCGGCGGAGCAGGGTTCCCGACCTGGATGAAGTGGAAGTTCACCAAAGACGTGGAGGATCCCGAAAAGTACATTGCCTGTAACGCCGACGAGGGCGACCCAGGTGCCTATATGGACCGGTCAACCCTGGAAGGTGATCCGCACTCGGTCCTCGAGGCCATGACTATTGCCGGAAAAGCAGTTGGTGCCGGCAAAGGTTATATCTACATCCGGGCCGAGTATCCTCTGGCGATAAAACGTCTGAAAACTGCCATGCAGCAGGCGCGGGATATGAACCTGCTGGGGGATGATATCCTGGGAAGCGGTTTTAACTTTGACATCGAGATCCGACTTGGTGCCGGTGCCTTTGTCTGCGGCGAAGAGACCGCTCTTATAGCTTCTCTTGAGGGTGAGCGGGGTATGCCCAGGGTGCGTCCTCCCTTTCCCGCAGTGCAGGGTATCTGGGGCAAGCCGACGGTAATCAACAATGTAGAAACCTGGGCTAATATCCCGGTCATTATTATGCGGGGCGGTGACTGGTTTTCCAAGATCGGTACCGAAGGTTCTACGGGAACCAAGGTTTTTGCCCTTACCGGAAAGATCAATAACTCCGGCCTTGTGGAAGTTCCCATGGGAACCACCCTGCGGGAGATCATTTTCGATATTGGCGGCGGTATAAAGGACGGTAAAAAGTTCAAGGCTGCCCAGACCGGTGGTCCTTCGGGGGGAGTCATCAAGGATGATTACCTTGACACCCCTATTGACTACGATAACCTGATCAAGCTTGGATCCATGATGGGGTCCGGCGGTCTTATTGTCATGAACGAAGACGACTGTATGGTGGATGTCGCCAAGTTCTACCTTGGTTTCTGTGTAGAAGAGTCCTGCGGAAAATGTGCCCCCTGTCGGGTCGGCGGTAAGACCATGTATGACATTCTGGACAAGATTACCAAGGGACAGGGCGAGATGGAGGACCTTGAAAAGCTGGAAACAATTGGTACAGCCATGAAGCGGGCCTCCCTCTGCGGCCTGGGGCAGACAGCTCCGAATCCGACTTTATCGACGATAAGATACTTTCTTGACGAATATAAGGCCCACATTGATGACAAAACATGTCCTGCCGGGAAGTGTAAGCAGCTGATTCGATTTGAAATTGATCCTGAGAAGTGTATCGGTTGTGGTTTGTGTGCCCGCCGCTGCCCGGTAAACTGCATAAGCGGAGAAAAGCGCGCACCCCACGAGATTGACCAGAGTCAGTGTATTAAATGCGGCGAATGTTTTGCGGTATGTAAATTCGATGCGGTGCTGAAGGTCTAG
- a CDS encoding (2Fe-2S) ferredoxin domain-containing protein, with product MTLEELRTLREQKKKEMDRRDVSGKSIQIIVGGGTCGIAAGARKTHAAFLSELEDNNVTDVVVKQTGCLGLCHAEPTVEVIMPGMPTVIYGNVNDVVARKIVHKHIMANELVNDHIFDRPAVDIIEKGEK from the coding sequence ATGACTTTGGAAGAGCTACGCACCCTTCGGGAGCAAAAGAAGAAAGAGATGGACAGACGGGATGTTTCCGGAAAAAGCATCCAGATAATTGTGGGGGGCGGAACCTGTGGTATTGCCGCCGGGGCCCGAAAGACCCACGCGGCCTTTTTGAGCGAACTTGAAGATAATAATGTTACCGATGTTGTTGTCAAACAGACCGGCTGCCTTGGATTATGCCATGCCGAACCGACGGTTGAGGTCATAATGCCCGGGATGCCAACGGTAATTTATGGTAATGTCAACGACGTGGTAGCCCGTAAGATCGTGCATAAACACATAATGGCAAATGAACTGGTTAATGATCATATCTTTGACCGGCCCGCTGTCGACATCATCGAGAAGGGGGAAAAATAG
- a CDS encoding sensor histidine kinase, with the protein MHFSVGDFIIDLVDNSLEADASLVEVEFLESDKNILVSVRDNGTGMDDELLCRIRDPYYTDGIKHPGRKVGLGIPFLIHAIEQCGGKFSIESVPGKGTDVSFTFPTDHIDTPPIGDLAETFADAVLKSKEYEAVLLHGVTDGSGERNYRVTRSELIDALGELESVVSQNLVRRYMASHEEEIQGKEK; encoded by the coding sequence ATGCATTTTTCCGTCGGTGATTTTATCATCGATTTGGTGGACAATTCCCTCGAAGCAGACGCAAGCCTGGTAGAGGTGGAATTCCTGGAATCGGATAAAAATATTTTGGTATCCGTACGGGACAACGGCACAGGAATGGATGATGAGCTGTTGTGCAGGATTCGGGACCCTTATTACACTGATGGAATAAAGCACCCCGGACGGAAGGTCGGTTTGGGAATTCCGTTTTTAATACATGCGATTGAACAGTGCGGCGGAAAATTCAGCATTGAATCAGTTCCGGGAAAAGGAACGGATGTCTCCTTCACTTTTCCCACTGATCATATTGATACTCCTCCCATTGGGGATTTGGCTGAGACCTTCGCCGACGCCGTACTTAAATCAAAAGAGTACGAAGCCGTTTTGCTGCATGGTGTGACCGATGGTTCCGGAGAACGGAATTACCGGGTCACGCGGTCGGAACTGATAGATGCGCTGGGAGAACTGGAAAGCGTTGTCTCCCAGAACCTGGTACGCCGCTATATGGCGTCCCACGAAGAAGAGATACAAGGTAAAGAGAAATAA
- a CDS encoding NAD(P)H-dependent oxidoreductase subunit E yields the protein MSTQMVTDIQFSSELLKFIEEWKEKPGNLIMILHRVQEEFGFIPRQAAMKVAELIDVPLAKIYGVVTFYHFFKLNKPGRHNIQVCMGTACYLKGGEDLLQELENLLGIGVNQVTDDGEFSIEAVRCVGCCGLAPVMVVGEEVFGKVTKDVLPDVIAQFRNA from the coding sequence ATGTCTACTCAAATGGTGACGGATATCCAGTTCTCCTCCGAACTGTTGAAGTTTATCGAGGAATGGAAAGAAAAACCAGGGAACCTGATTATGATCCTGCATAGAGTTCAGGAAGAGTTCGGGTTTATCCCGCGTCAGGCGGCTATGAAGGTCGCGGAACTGATCGATGTTCCATTGGCGAAAATCTACGGGGTCGTGACGTTTTATCATTTTTTCAAGCTGAATAAGCCGGGACGGCACAATATTCAGGTGTGTATGGGGACTGCCTGCTATCTGAAAGGCGGGGAGGATCTACTCCAGGAACTCGAAAACCTGCTTGGTATTGGTGTAAACCAGGTTACCGACGATGGGGAATTCTCGATCGAAGCAGTACGCTGTGTTGGCTGCTGCGGGCTGGCACCAGTAATGGTCGTCGGTGAAGAGGTCTTCGGCAAGGTCACCAAGGATGTTTTGCCCGATGTGATCGCCCAGTTTCGGAATGCCTGA
- a CDS encoding redox-sensing transcriptional repressor Rex, translating into MNKELILRLTKYKRILNKLKALGLERVFSNNLGDAIGVSPALVRKDFSNLSLPGNKRGGYNIDDLTERLDRVLGYDENQNVIIVGCGRIGTALMRFDEFHHEGIRIKAGFDAAPEHVDNSTEIPVYPLEKLPEFVKENDIRVGIIAVPDNAASQVFDLMVTSGIKGILNFAAVELKCAAIEKDCPANCTVHNVNIGLEIEHLFYQLNLTESGIGCEDSSD; encoded by the coding sequence ATGAATAAAGAACTTATACTGCGATTGACGAAATACAAACGGATACTCAACAAGCTGAAAGCCCTGGGTCTTGAGCGGGTTTTCTCCAATAATCTGGGCGACGCTATCGGGGTATCCCCGGCTCTGGTGCGGAAAGATTTTTCCAATCTTAGTCTGCCTGGAAACAAACGCGGGGGCTACAATATTGATGATCTGACCGAAAGGCTTGACCGCGTACTGGGATACGATGAAAATCAGAACGTTATTATCGTGGGCTGCGGACGCATAGGAACCGCTCTGATGCGTTTTGACGAGTTTCATCACGAAGGAATACGCATCAAGGCCGGCTTTGACGCTGCCCCGGAGCATGTTGACAACTCTACGGAAATTCCCGTGTATCCTCTGGAGAAGCTCCCTGAGTTCGTAAAGGAAAATGACATACGGGTCGGGATTATCGCTGTTCCCGACAATGCCGCCTCTCAGGTCTTTGATTTAATGGTTACCTCCGGCATCAAGGGCATCCTGAATTTTGCTGCTGTCGAACTGAAATGCGCCGCCATAGAAAAGGATTGTCCGGCAAACTGCACGGTACACAATGTAAACATCGGGCTGGAAATCGAGCACCTTTTTTATCAGCTTAATCTGACCGAATCCGGTATTGGCTGCGAGGACTCCTCGGACTAA
- the rmuC gene encoding DNA recombination protein RmuC, with protein MAQIYLIAAITAAAFFAVVTLILLFQLRERNRETSMPSEFMAKMDRIDTIAREMETLTRAFLVPRTRGGMGEQLLEDLLKAWLPPQYILLQHRFNNGARVDAAVKVGDRIVSIDAKFPYESIAPLLDKENSGSNKTRAGELRRIFCGYVDDIAAKYIRPEEKTFHFALLYIPSENLYYRAFIEEQSGLMDYALKQSVVPVSPGSLFIYLQTIAVGLKGFALSKHQKELMETLYTLQRDFRSFAKSYTVTGTQLRNAARNFEDSLGSFVRLESTLERLIDKGPENRPEDT; from the coding sequence ATGGCCCAGATTTATCTGATTGCAGCAATTACAGCCGCCGCGTTTTTTGCTGTAGTGACCCTTATTCTGCTTTTTCAGCTGAGGGAACGGAACAGGGAAACATCCATGCCTTCAGAGTTCATGGCGAAGATGGACCGCATCGATACAATCGCCCGGGAAATGGAAACATTAACCCGGGCTTTTCTTGTTCCCAGGACCCGGGGAGGAATGGGAGAACAGCTGCTGGAAGACCTGCTTAAAGCCTGGCTCCCGCCCCAGTATATCCTGCTGCAGCACCGATTCAACAACGGCGCCAGGGTGGATGCGGCGGTCAAGGTAGGAGACCGGATTGTCTCCATCGATGCCAAGTTCCCCTACGAAAGCATTGCCCCTCTTCTGGACAAAGAGAACAGCGGCTCAAACAAGACCCGGGCCGGAGAACTGCGAAGGATCTTCTGTGGATACGTGGACGACATTGCAGCAAAGTACATCCGTCCGGAAGAAAAAACCTTTCATTTTGCCCTGCTGTATATCCCTTCCGAGAACCTTTACTACCGGGCCTTTATTGAAGAACAGAGCGGGCTGATGGATTACGCTCTGAAGCAGAGCGTCGTCCCCGTAAGTCCCGGCAGCTTGTTCATCTATCTGCAGACAATCGCCGTGGGACTTAAAGGCTTTGCCCTCTCGAAGCATCAAAAGGAGCTGATGGAAACCCTTTACACGCTGCAGCGGGACTTCCGTTCCTTCGCCAAGAGCTACACGGTAACCGGGACACAGCTGAGAAATGCAGCGAGAAACTTCGAAGATTCCCTGGGATCTTTTGTACGGCTGGAATCGACTCTGGAACGCCTGATAGACAAGGGTCCGGAGAACAGGCCGGAGGACACATAG
- a CDS encoding endonuclease/exonuclease/phosphatase family protein, producing the protein MKPDSRWVSLVIVCVFAGCAGCPMDPFGDGGSRLVILSYNCQNLFDDVDQGTEYPEYDPSSGTWNNETYLGKLAALAEAIRKAPREPDILLLQEVENRGTLERLARDFLPLGGYDFYAAPKARGAAAQTGIISRVPVENVLVHRPGGNDTERNILEVSIQYGEERIVLLNNHWKSRLGGAEATEPERIRSALLIRRRIEELRETHTGLNIILAGDFNEDPWEEGREYPAALGPGDEAGFPPVLSVFQNPPEESAATEARLYSFWSEKENGGSYFYGGAWERIDHFFWNRELADGSGWDVAECILIDDPLLLNAYGTPLAYSAKTMTGYSDHLPLLIVLEER; encoded by the coding sequence GTGAAACCGGATTCACGCTGGGTATCACTTGTAATCGTATGTGTTTTTGCCGGATGTGCCGGCTGTCCCATGGATCCTTTTGGAGATGGCGGCAGCCGGCTTGTCATTTTAAGTTATAATTGTCAGAACCTCTTCGATGACGTCGATCAGGGAACCGAGTATCCCGAGTATGATCCTTCCTCAGGCACATGGAACAACGAGACATATCTTGGAAAACTCGCCGCTCTGGCAGAGGCAATTCGCAAAGCCCCGCGGGAACCTGACATTCTGTTGCTACAGGAGGTAGAGAACCGCGGTACACTGGAGCGCCTGGCCCGGGATTTCCTGCCTCTGGGAGGCTATGATTTTTATGCCGCACCTAAAGCCCGGGGAGCTGCTGCCCAGACCGGGATTATCTCCCGGGTACCGGTTGAAAATGTCCTGGTTCATCGGCCGGGAGGGAACGATACAGAACGAAACATTCTGGAAGTAAGTATTCAGTACGGTGAAGAACGGATCGTTCTCCTGAATAACCACTGGAAATCCCGTCTTGGCGGGGCCGAAGCGACAGAACCCGAGCGTATCCGCTCTGCCCTGCTGATAAGGCGGAGAATTGAAGAACTGCGCGAAACACATACCGGCTTGAATATTATCCTCGCAGGAGATTTTAACGAGGACCCCTGGGAGGAAGGACGGGAGTACCCTGCAGCTCTTGGTCCTGGCGATGAGGCAGGATTTCCTCCTGTGCTGAGTGTTTTCCAGAATCCACCGGAAGAATCTGCAGCCACCGAAGCCCGCCTATACTCTTTCTGGTCAGAAAAAGAAAACGGAGGCAGCTATTTTTACGGAGGAGCCTGGGAACGGATTGACCACTTTTTCTGGAACCGCGAGCTTGCAGACGGGTCGGGCTGGGATGTTGCTGAATGCATATTAATCGATGATCCGCTGCTGCTGAATGCATACGGAACACCCCTGGCTTACAGCGCGAAAACCATGACCGGGTACTCCGATCACCTGCCGCTGCTCATTGTGCTGGAAGAAAGGTAA
- a CDS encoding phosphoribosylaminoimidazolesuccinocarboxamide synthase, with product MAYPFLDHEIKRTFKGLPETLPCGSTVISGKVRDIIDLGDTLVISTSDRISAFDKVLSTIPCKGEVLNKVALHWFSRTDDIIPNHIIESVTPRTVAVRKCEMLPVEVVVRGYLTGSAWRDYKAGKSVSGIELPAGMQMNQRFETPLITPSTKAEQGLHDEPISSEEIIRQKLVDPGIWETVQKAAVDLFRRGTEDCVRQGLILVDTKYEFGILNGQVHLVDEVHTPDSSRFWFADSYEQQFKTGNGPHKLDKEYLRQWLIEKGFMGDGKAPDIPDEVRLETARRYVGAYEGITGTTFTPEAGKIDEVAAVNEYVKKQD from the coding sequence ATGGCGTATCCTTTCCTGGACCATGAAATCAAACGGACTTTCAAGGGCCTGCCGGAGACCCTGCCTTGCGGCAGTACGGTGATCAGCGGTAAGGTCCGGGATATTATCGATCTTGGAGATACCCTGGTAATCTCTACCTCGGACCGTATCTCGGCTTTCGACAAGGTTTTATCGACCATTCCCTGTAAGGGCGAGGTCCTGAACAAGGTCGCGCTGCACTGGTTTTCCCGTACTGATGACATCATTCCAAATCATATAATCGAGAGTGTTACTCCCAGAACTGTGGCGGTACGGAAATGTGAAATGCTGCCTGTAGAGGTTGTCGTCCGTGGATATCTTACCGGTTCCGCCTGGCGGGATTACAAAGCCGGTAAATCTGTCTCGGGAATCGAGCTGCCCGCCGGGATGCAGATGAACCAGCGCTTTGAAACGCCTCTGATAACCCCTTCCACAAAGGCTGAGCAGGGGCTGCATGATGAACCCATTTCTTCAGAAGAGATTATCCGTCAGAAGCTGGTGGATCCCGGCATTTGGGAGACAGTGCAGAAGGCCGCAGTGGACCTGTTTCGCCGCGGCACCGAAGACTGTGTACGACAGGGACTTATTCTGGTGGATACCAAGTACGAATTCGGCATCCTGAACGGACAGGTCCATCTTGTAGATGAGGTGCATACCCCCGATTCAAGCCGGTTCTGGTTTGCCGACTCCTATGAACAGCAGTTCAAGACTGGCAATGGCCCCCACAAGCTGGATAAGGAGTACCTGCGGCAATGGCTGATCGAGAAGGGTTTTATGGGTGACGGGAAAGCTCCCGATATTCCGGATGAAGTTCGACTGGAGACAGCCCGGCGCTACGTAGGAGCTTATGAAGGAATAACCGGAACTACCTTCACGCCGGAAGCGGGGAAGATCGACGAGGTAGCCGCTGTTAACGAATATGTGAAGAAACAGGACTGA
- a CDS encoding ATP-dependent Clp protease proteolytic subunit — protein sequence MRLEENNEQDKQKTTEPLIERMLKTRNILLSGEVNKELAERVIRQLLLLETEGDDPIRVFIDSPGGDADAGYAIFDMIRFVSPKVYTIGMGLVASAGALILLAAPRERRLGLPNSHYLIHQPLSGVRGVATEIEIHAKEIEKLKEKINKLISDETGQDISKVEKDTDRDFWMNAGEAEEYGLIQRIVANRSELGK from the coding sequence ATGCGTCTCGAAGAGAATAACGAACAGGATAAACAGAAAACCACGGAACCCTTGATCGAGCGGATGTTGAAAACCCGGAACATTCTGCTCTCGGGAGAGGTCAATAAGGAGCTTGCCGAGCGGGTAATCCGACAGCTTCTTTTACTGGAAACCGAAGGAGACGATCCGATTCGTGTTTTTATCGACTCCCCCGGCGGAGATGCCGATGCGGGGTATGCAATTTTTGATATGATTCGTTTTGTCTCTCCCAAGGTGTATACCATCGGCATGGGCCTGGTCGCCAGCGCCGGAGCCCTTATCCTGCTTGCGGCTCCCAGGGAGAGACGTCTGGGGCTTCCCAACTCCCACTATCTTATCCATCAGCCCTTAAGCGGTGTCCGCGGGGTGGCTACAGAAATCGAGATCCATGCCAAGGAGATCGAAAAACTCAAAGAAAAGATCAACAAGCTGATCTCCGACGAGACCGGTCAGGATATCTCGAAGGTAGAAAAAGATACTGACCGGGATTTCTGGATGAATGCCGGCGAGGCCGAAGAGTATGGCCTGATACAGCGCATTGTCGCCAACCGTTCAGAACTGGGGAAATAA
- the era gene encoding GTPase Era, with the protein MKAAFAAIIGRPSVGKSTLLNTLCGNKVSIVAPTPQTTRNTIRGIHSDERGQIVFLDTPGFHDSEKKMNRYLKENALSALEEIDLVLYMIDPTRPAGSEEKTLMGLLASRRETTIAIINKADMRGAKIDQISELVRSELDPAEILVVSARTGEGTDKLLEILYQHSPAGDPFYPTEYYTDQQPSFRAAEIIREWAVNRVSQEIPHAIYVEIADMEEREVTTAAGETRFKLWIRAFLVVERESQKGILVGKKGKLITEIRKGARKDLEKIFPHRIDLDLRVKVNPKWRNKDPLLKRLLS; encoded by the coding sequence ATGAAAGCAGCCTTTGCGGCCATTATCGGACGCCCCTCTGTCGGAAAATCTACATTACTCAACACATTATGCGGAAACAAGGTTTCCATTGTTGCTCCCACACCTCAGACTACCCGTAATACAATTCGGGGCATCCATTCTGATGAGCGGGGGCAGATAGTGTTTCTGGATACCCCCGGATTTCATGATTCGGAAAAAAAGATGAACCGTTATTTAAAGGAAAACGCCCTCTCTGCTCTGGAAGAGATTGATCTGGTGCTCTACATGATCGACCCCACGCGGCCCGCGGGGAGTGAAGAAAAGACCCTCATGGGTCTTCTGGCCTCTCGGCGGGAGACGACCATTGCGATAATCAACAAGGCGGACATGCGGGGGGCAAAGATAGATCAGATTTCTGAGCTCGTCCGCAGCGAACTTGATCCCGCTGAGATTCTGGTGGTTTCGGCCCGCACTGGAGAGGGTACGGATAAACTGCTGGAGATACTGTATCAGCACTCCCCGGCGGGAGACCCCTTCTATCCCACGGAATACTATACCGACCAGCAGCCCTCCTTTCGGGCAGCGGAGATTATTCGGGAATGGGCGGTGAACCGGGTCAGCCAGGAAATACCCCACGCCATCTACGTGGAAATCGCCGACATGGAAGAACGGGAGGTAACCACCGCTGCCGGAGAAACCCGCTTTAAACTCTGGATACGTGCTTTTCTTGTAGTGGAACGGGAAAGCCAGAAGGGTATTTTAGTCGGAAAGAAGGGCAAACTTATTACGGAAATCCGCAAGGGGGCCCGAAAGGACCTGGAAAAGATATTTCCCCACCGCATCGACCTGGATCTTCGGGTCAAGGTTAATCCAAAATGGCGGAACAAGGACCCTCTTTTAAAAAGACTCCTCTCGTAA
- a CDS encoding cytidylate kinase family protein — protein sequence MAVICISRELAANGEETARELTKIGGYRYIESNHIESRMTEMKIDHQDIRHFDERKPGPLSLLPERRLRFLQVLKEIIYEEASRGNCIILGRGAGALLRGIPGVISVCLVAPRELRVHRIKLAHSCDERTAEHQIRQSDHDRRGFLKYFFDLDWHNGENYDLTINTGAINPKDTAALIDSFRGFAVSSADEKRGIQMLKELRIQSAVMAEILYARKLRVQGFSATMKNGRLTLSGIAGSREESQAAETAARSIEGVEMLDNQIAVLPHASAS from the coding sequence ATGGCGGTTATTTGCATATCCCGGGAACTCGCCGCCAACGGCGAAGAAACTGCCAGGGAGCTTACGAAAATCGGCGGATACCGTTACATCGAAAGTAATCACATCGAATCCCGTATGACAGAAATGAAGATCGATCATCAGGATATCCGGCACTTCGACGAACGCAAACCGGGCCCCTTAAGCCTGCTTCCTGAACGGCGTTTACGGTTTTTGCAAGTCCTCAAGGAGATCATCTATGAGGAAGCTTCACGAGGAAACTGCATTATCCTTGGAAGAGGGGCCGGGGCACTATTGAGGGGGATTCCGGGAGTTATCTCGGTCTGTCTTGTGGCACCCCGGGAGCTCCGGGTACACCGAATAAAGCTTGCCCACAGCTGTGATGAAAGAACGGCGGAGCATCAAATCCGTCAAAGCGATCACGACAGAAGGGGATTCCTGAAATACTTTTTCGATCTGGACTGGCACAATGGCGAGAACTACGATCTGACAATCAACACCGGAGCAATCAACCCCAAAGACACAGCCGCTCTTATTGATTCGTTTCGGGGTTTTGCTGTCAGCTCTGCGGATGAAAAACGCGGTATTCAGATGCTTAAGGAACTGAGAATCCAGTCAGCCGTAATGGCCGAGATTCTCTACGCCCGGAAACTCCGCGTGCAGGGATTTTCTGCCACCATGAAGAACGGCAGACTGACCCTGAGCGGTATTGCCGGTTCCAGGGAGGAATCTCAGGCCGCGGAGACAGCCGCGCGGAGCATTGAAGGCGTTGAAATGCTGGACAATCAGATCGCGGTTTTGCCTCACGCTTCAGCCAGCTGA